Proteins encoded in a region of the Spiroplasma endosymbiont of Amphimallon solstitiale genome:
- a CDS encoding AAA family ATPase, with product MKLKIKNIGPFNDTSLNIGDITIIADVNDTGKSYLSRLVFAMVKIATSDIKSEIIKNFFNFAEDTFTQIENTGSNFLETNFNSSEKESALFKEIESIYNNINLNNKTFMQKWITNFNYKIEKFNNFWINLLTDYHQLLKINDDLITKTLQRIELDTNKDSYKIKIIKYTINIINNDILQTLELFNNKDTDIISYLMANILRENFHGENLRNKKYNNKDSYLKLSLDNNKTLTININENNKFSLEHEFNYLENIIENPIIDATYISDTDQILNLMIEESLSKKQSSYMLESEKLKLSLNNIFKFKKCHYLDDFKNKINIQKNIEQYSNLKLVLIKQKINQELENYFGNENKINFENGSLTKNGITIKLANSSRGLKIIESFKEMIKSDFFKEGNLVIIDEPEAYIHPEWQYLFTKLLLNIAKIINLKLIISTHSPYILETITSLASRDFKNLNFKYNFINKDKNFDSCIIEENSLDHINEALSYPYRELDKYEFKWDIKK from the coding sequence ATGAAATTAAAAATAAAAAATATTGGTCCTTTTAATGATACTTCTTTAAATATTGGTGATATTACTATTATTGCTGATGTTAATGATACTGGTAAAAGTTACTTAAGTAGGTTAGTTTTTGCAATGGTGAAAATTGCTACTAGTGATATTAAGTCAGAAATAATTAAGAATTTTTTTAATTTTGCTGAAGATACTTTTACACAAATTGAAAATACTGGTAGTAATTTTCTTGAAACAAATTTTAATAGTAGTGAAAAAGAAAGTGCTTTATTTAAAGAAATTGAATCTATTTATAATAATATTAATTTAAATAATAAAACATTTATGCAAAAATGAATAACAAATTTTAACTATAAAATTGAAAAATTTAATAATTTTTGAATTAATTTATTAACAGACTATCATCAATTGCTAAAAATAAATGATGATTTAATTACCAAAACATTACAAAGAATTGAATTAGATACTAATAAAGATAGTTACAAAATTAAAATTATTAAATATACAATTAATATTATTAATAATGATATTTTACAAACCTTAGAATTATTTAATAATAAAGATACTGATATCATTTCATATTTAATGGCTAATATTCTTCGTGAAAACTTTCATGGTGAAAACTTAAGAAATAAAAAATATAATAATAAAGATAGTTATTTAAAACTTAGTTTAGACAATAACAAAACTTTAACGATTAATATTAATGAAAATAATAAATTTTCTTTAGAACATGAGTTTAATTACTTAGAAAATATTATTGAAAACCCAATAATTGATGCTACTTATATTAGTGATACTGACCAAATTTTAAATTTAATGATTGAAGAAAGTCTTAGTAAAAAACAATCATCATATATGTTAGAGAGTGAAAAATTAAAATTATCATTAAATAACATTTTCAAATTTAAAAAGTGTCACTACTTAGATGATTTTAAAAATAAAATTAATATTCAAAAAAATATTGAACAGTATAGTAATTTGAAATTAGTATTAATTAAACAAAAAATTAATCAAGAACTTGAAAACTATTTTGGTAATGAAAATAAAATTAACTTTGAAAATGGTAGTTTAACTAAAAATGGTATTACCATTAAACTTGCTAACTCCTCACGTGGATTAAAAATTATTGAATCATTTAAAGAAATGATTAAAAGTGACTTTTTTAAAGAAGGTAACTTAGTAATTATTGATGAACCTGAAGCCTATATTCATCCAGAGTGACAATATTTATTTACTAAACTATTATTAAATATTGCTAAAATAATTAATTTAAAATTAATTATTTCAACACATAGTCCATATATTCTTGAAACAATAACTTCACTAGCAAGTCGTGACTTTAAAAACTTAAATTTTAAATATAATTTTATTAACAAAGATAAAAATTTTGATTCTTGTATAATTGAAGAGAATAGTTTAGATCACATTAATGAAGCTTTAAGTTATCCATATAGGGAGTTAGACAAATATGAATTTAAATGAGACATTAAAAAATAA